The following proteins come from a genomic window of Edaphobacter sp. 4G125:
- a CDS encoding sialidase family protein: MVRKLTFLGWMLIAVTTVAQQQQEPPPRMQSTLLWQARTEGYETFRIPGIVATAKGTILAYGVGRRFLKDGDWSDSDILLRRSLDGGKTWEPSKKIAGDGHGVTDNPVAIASRKKGWVHLLYQHNYERILYMWSKDDGASFSHPVDITAALEGLRSQFAWTVVALGPGHAIELRNGRLLVPVWMAEGVQTVDGRRRHAPSGITTLYSDNGGKSWQHGDIIAVNSTEMVNPNEMQLIQLADGVVMANIRTGDTARQRAVAFSPDGIHHWTKPEFDPHLYDPICAAGIVRYSMTPRDDHNRILFVNPDSESSPKAHQGNSGPRQNLTLKMSEDEGGTWPIKRVLHAGSSGYSDIAVAPDKTIYVLYESNLNPSIKGNSLTVLRFQLDWLNQKR, encoded by the coding sequence ATGGTTCGGAAACTGACTTTCCTGGGGTGGATGTTGATAGCTGTTACGACGGTAGCGCAGCAACAGCAAGAGCCTCCGCCCCGGATGCAGAGCACATTGCTATGGCAGGCGAGAACGGAAGGTTATGAGACGTTTCGCATCCCCGGGATCGTTGCAACGGCAAAAGGAACAATCCTGGCGTATGGCGTAGGAAGACGTTTTCTGAAGGATGGTGATTGGTCCGATAGTGATATCCTTCTTCGCCGCAGCCTGGATGGCGGCAAGACATGGGAGCCATCGAAGAAAATTGCTGGAGACGGGCACGGAGTGACGGACAATCCTGTTGCGATTGCATCGCGCAAAAAAGGCTGGGTCCATCTGCTGTACCAGCATAACTACGAACGCATCCTCTACATGTGGAGCAAAGACGACGGCGCAAGCTTCAGTCACCCGGTGGACATTACTGCTGCCCTAGAAGGCTTGCGCTCGCAGTTTGCCTGGACCGTGGTGGCGCTTGGTCCAGGACATGCTATTGAGCTTCGCAATGGGCGTTTACTTGTTCCTGTATGGATGGCCGAAGGTGTTCAAACCGTCGATGGCCGTCGTAGACACGCACCGAGCGGAATTACCACTCTCTATAGCGACAATGGAGGCAAAAGCTGGCAACACGGAGACATCATTGCCGTCAATTCCACAGAGATGGTGAACCCAAATGAGATGCAACTGATTCAGTTGGCAGATGGAGTGGTCATGGCCAATATTCGTACCGGCGATACAGCCAGGCAGCGAGCTGTTGCCTTCAGTCCAGATGGAATCCATCATTGGACGAAGCCGGAGTTTGATCCTCATTTGTATGATCCCATCTGCGCAGCCGGAATTGTGCGCTACAGCATGACGCCTCGGGATGACCACAATCGCATTCTCTTTGTGAATCCAGACAGTGAATCCTCGCCCAAGGCGCATCAGGGAAACTCTGGGCCGCGCCAGAATTTGACATTGAAGATGAGTGAGGACGAAGGAGGAACCTGGCCCATCAAGCGTGTGTTACACGCAGGAAGCTCCGGGTACAGCGACATCGCAGTGGCGCCAGATAAGACGATTTATGTACTTTACGAGAGCAATCTCAATCCGTCTATCAAAGGGAATAGTCTCACGGTTCTTCGATTTCAGCTGGATTGGCTTAATCAAAAAAGATGA